From a single Sorghum bicolor cultivar BTx623 chromosome 5, Sorghum_bicolor_NCBIv3, whole genome shotgun sequence genomic region:
- the LOC110435778 gene encoding uncharacterized protein LOC110435778, translating into MARLTACFALSAVLVLATGISSGNGQLLDLIPTDATTGCLQFPSGQLFPSPDLLPLAYKFLGSLPPMRIISRGNTSLSVAADDNGNVVLAKTNCWDARQLWVQHYPILFDKTRFSLVNLGNKGPLLAMPIPEDSSLYPVKLAPYSYSPWLFFMPVPTSMLWTQETPLADGFYKIRSYKVPRLLLDGLYGNVHEGTVVGAYPAGHDDDNILWKIEGFLSNP; encoded by the exons ATGGCGAGGCTCACTGCTTGCTTTGCTCTGTCAGCCGTCCTAGTGCTTGCCACCGGGATTTCTTCCGGAAATGGGCAGCTCCTGGACCTGATTCCAACAGATGCTACGACCGGGTGTTTGCAGTTTCCTAGTGGTCAGCTTTTTCCCTCTCCTGATCTTCTGCCTCTTGCATACAAGTTTCTTGGAAGCTTGCCGCCGATGAGGATAATCAGCAGGGGAAACACTAGCCTGAGTGTAGCCGCTGATGACAACGGCAACGTTGTTCTTGCCAAAACCAACTGCTGGGACGCCCGACAG CTGTGGGTTCAGCACTATCCCATCCTTTTTGACAAGACTCGGTTCTCGCTTGTGAACCTCGGCAACAAGGGTCCGCTGCTGGCAATGCCGATCCCTGAAGACAGTAGTCTTTACCCG GTGAAGCTAGCGCCATACAGTTACAGCCCCTGGTTGTTCTTCATGCCCGTGCCAACGTCGATGCTGTGGACGCAGGAAACCCCGCTCGCCGATGGCTTTTACAAGATACGGTCCTACAAAGTTCCACGTTTGCTCCTGGACGGACTATATGGGAACGTACACGAGGGCACGGTTGTAGGGGCCTATCCTGCTGGTCATGATGATGATAACATCCTCTGGAAGATCGAAGGCTTCTTGTCCAATCCCTGA